AGTCGATGGAGTCGTAGATGAGCCTCTTGCTGTACAGCATGTTGTGAGCGTAGGCCCCAGGCTCGTGCTTCAGGAGGGAAAAGTTGAAGGCGGCGCCCATGGTGTCGGCGCTGCCCCAGGCCGTGAAGGCGTTGACCGCGTCAGTGCTTCCTGCACTTTTGAAGAAGTACGGTGATGCTTCGGAGTAGTAGATCCCGCGCCCCTCCAGCACCTTCTGCAGCGCGAGGAGCGATGCGGCGAACTTGGTCTCCCGCGTCGCCATTCTTACGGCGTCGAGATACGCGGGCCCCTTGTGGCACTGCGCGCAAGAGGTGCTGCGGATCGTCGCTATGGTCCCGCTCCCGTCCCGCCCTACGGGGGAGAAGGAGTGGCTGTTTGTTGAGGTCATGTGGCAGCCGATGCACGGGCCGGCGGCGCCGAAAATGCAGTCGTGCGCACCTTAAAGCCATCCGGCGAGTGCCTCGCGGTCGCGAAGCCGCAATCGGTGCTGAGCCTGATACCGAGGACCTTTTACCCCGCTTGTAATAAAATAGAGAGGAAATCCACGGTGGTCCCAGACCGAAGAGTGGCAGGCTTGCAGGAGCACGGTGGCGCCGGGACAGGGAGGTTTGGCATGGCTGATCAGGGTGAGAAGAGGCAGGCGCGAGGAAATGGTGATCGACAGGCCGTTTCGCCTCCGGTGGACTTTCAGCGGGTATTCGAGGCGGTGCCGGACCCTTGCCTTTTGCTTGACCGGAACCTGAGGATAGTGGCGGTGAACGAGGAGTATCTGAAGGCTACTATGACTCGGCGGGAGGAGATTATGGGGATGACCATGATGGAGTTGTTTCCCGTCAACCCAGCTGAAGCCGGGGCGACCGGAGCCACCAACGTCGGTGGGTCCCTCACGCGGGTTCTCGAGAGAAAGGTCCCGGATACCCTGCCGCTGCAGAAATACGACATTCGGAAGCCGAAGGAGGAGGGGGGCGCCTATGAGGAGCGGTACTGGAGCGCCGTGAACACCCCTGTGCTTAACGCCGATTACGAGGTGGACTACGTCATCCATCGAGCCCATGACGTCACAGACTTCGTCCGTCGCGGCCACAACATCCTGGAGGGGGACGCTGCACAGGGGGAGGCTGACGTTTTCCGCAACTCCCAGAGGGTGGCCGAGGCCAATGAGGAACTTCGTCTGGCCAATAACCAACTGGAGGCCCAGAGGGAGAAGCTGCTGGAGCTGAACGCCCGGCTGGAGGTGGAGGCTCTGCAGCGGGTCAAGGCTCAGGATGCCGCGGACAAGGCGAACCGCGAGCTGCAGCGGTCCAACAAGGAGCTGGAATTGTTCGCCTCCGTGGCCTCCCATGACCTACAGGAGCCGCTGGTCACGGTGGGAAGCTACACGGAGCTTATAGCGCAGAAGTATCGCGACAAGCTGGAAGTACCTGCGCTACATGACGGACGGCGTAAAGCAGATGCAGTCCCTGATAAACGACCTGCTGGCTTACTCCCGGCTCAATACGAGGGCGAAGCCGTTCAGCCGCGTGCCGCTTGGGAAAGTCCTGGAAAGTGCGGTAAGGAACCTGACTAAGGCTGTCGAGGCAAGCGACGCCTCTCTTGAGTGGATGGAGCTTCCGGAGGTGGAAGGTGACGACACCCAGCTCGTCCAGCTCTTCCAGAACCTCGTGGGAAACGCCATCAAATTCAGGAGACGCGATGTGCGCCTGCAGGTGCGCATCACCTGCGAGCGGCAGGGCGGGATGTGGGTGATCAGGGTGCGCGACAACGGCATCGGCATGGAGCCGCGCTTTTTCGAACAGGTCTTCGAGATCTTCCGCCGGCTGCACACCCGCGAGGAATACGAAGGAAGCGGCATCGGGCTGGCGATCTGCCGCAAGATCGTGGAGCATCACGGAGGGCACATCTGGGTGGAATCGGAGCCTGGAGAGGGGACTACCTTCTTCTTCAGCATCCCGACGCTGCGAGGAGGCGCAAATGCATGACAAGGACGACTTCGAAACTGTGGAGATTCTCCTGGTGGAGGACAACCCCGCACACGCCGACATGATGCGCGAAACCTTGAAGGAGAGCAGGATAGCGAACCGGCTCTCCGTGGTCACCGACGGCGAGATGGCTCTCGATTTCCTGTATCGGAAGGGCCCGTTCGCGGAATCTCCCCGCCCGGGACTCATTCTCCTCGATCTGGGACTCCCCAGGAAGACCGGATTGGAGGTCCTGTCGGAGATAAAGGAGGATCCCGAACTCAGACGCATTCCCGTCATCGTTCTTACCACCTCTGAGTCGGAGGAGGACATCCTCAAAAGTTACGATCTCCATGCCAACACATTTATTTCGAAGCCGGTGCGGCTGAGCGATTTCATGGAGGTCATCAGGAGCCTGGAGAACTACTGGTTCGTCATGGCGCAACTGCCGAAGTCATGAGGTTAAGCGATGGAACGGCCGGCTACGAGGGTCCTGCTGATTGAAGATAATATGGCGGAGGCGGAGTTCATCGGCGCTACGCTGGGGCTGGTGCGGAAGCAGGAGTACGTTTTGGAGCATGCTTCGTACCTGAAGGAGGGGATCGCTCTGCTGCACGCGCAGCCCTTCGACGTGGTGATCGTGGACCTGGGGCTCCCGGACAGCCAAGGGTTGGCCAGCGCAGTCGCGGTCAGAAGGGAGTCGCAGGAGATTCCTGTTGTTATCCTCACTGTCCTCGATGATGAGGAAACCGCTCTTAAAGCCCTGGAGATGGATATACAGGACTACCTAATCAAAGGAGAGATCACCAGCAGCACCCTCTCCCGAACGATCGGGTACGCCATCCATCGGAAAAAGATCGCCCTGGAGTTGGAAGTGGCCAACGCCAGCCGGCGGGAGATGGCACACATGCTCGACCTTTCCCCGGCTCTGGCCTGCGACCTCGAGCACCGGATCACCCACTGGAGCCGCGGGATGGAGGAACTTTCTGGATGGTCCAGGGAAGAGGCGATCGGCGCGGTGGCGCACGAGCTGCTGCGGACGGTGTCTCAGTCTCCGCTTGAGCAGATCGAGGAGACTGTCTTCGAGAGCGGGTTCTACACGGGGGAGCTGGTGCATCACAAGAAGGATGGGACGCCGGT
The DNA window shown above is from Geomonas sp. RF6 and carries:
- a CDS encoding response regulator yields the protein MHDKDDFETVEILLVEDNPAHADMMRETLKESRIANRLSVVTDGEMALDFLYRKGPFAESPRPGLILLDLGLPRKTGLEVLSEIKEDPELRRIPVIVLTTSESEEDILKSYDLHANTFISKPVRLSDFMEVIRSLENYWFVMAQLPKS
- a CDS encoding sensor histidine kinase, yielding MEGDDTQLVQLFQNLVGNAIKFRRRDVRLQVRITCERQGGMWVIRVRDNGIGMEPRFFEQVFEIFRRLHTREEYEGSGIGLAICRKIVEHHGGHIWVESEPGEGTTFFFSIPTLRGGANA
- a CDS encoding PAS domain-containing protein produces the protein MADQGEKRQARGNGDRQAVSPPVDFQRVFEAVPDPCLLLDRNLRIVAVNEEYLKATMTRREEIMGMTMMELFPVNPAEAGATGATNVGGSLTRVLERKVPDTLPLQKYDIRKPKEEGGAYEERYWSAVNTPVLNADYEVDYVIHRAHDVTDFVRRGHNILEGDAAQGEADVFRNSQRVAEANEELRLANNQLEAQREKLLELNARLEVEALQRVKAQDAADKANRELQRSNKELELFASVASHDLQEPLVTVGSYTELIAQKYRDKLEVPALHDGRRKADAVPDKRPAGLLPAQYEGEAVQPRAAWESPGKCGKEPD